A stretch of Microbacterium sp. LWH3-1.2 DNA encodes these proteins:
- a CDS encoding PHP domain-containing protein, whose protein sequence is MPGPPRFEGPSDLHLHSANSDGTQPPAEVMASAHRHGVRTAALTDHDTTSGWAEAAEAATSLGMTFIPGMELSARHEWRSVHVLAYLPDPDEPALRAETARIRSSRLDRARLMADRIGRDYDLVWDDILEQTTDGATVGRPHIADALVARGLVRDRAEAFAGILSPRGDYYVALYAPDPVTAVGLVAGAGGVPVIAHPAGRAGLLPMRLMERMLDAGLAGFELGHRENRDPALTTLRDLCRERDLVVTGSSDYHGLGKPNQPGENTTTDEMVSRVIAMANGSAPVYP, encoded by the coding sequence ATGCCCGGACCCCCGCGTTTCGAAGGGCCGAGCGACCTCCACCTGCACTCGGCGAACTCCGACGGCACGCAGCCTCCCGCCGAGGTGATGGCGTCCGCCCACCGGCACGGGGTTCGCACGGCCGCCCTCACCGACCACGACACCACGTCGGGCTGGGCCGAGGCGGCCGAGGCTGCGACATCCCTCGGCATGACGTTCATCCCGGGGATGGAACTGTCAGCGCGCCACGAGTGGCGCAGCGTCCACGTGCTGGCGTACCTGCCCGATCCCGATGAGCCGGCGCTGCGCGCCGAGACCGCGCGCATCCGCTCCTCGAGACTGGATCGCGCGCGTCTGATGGCGGATCGGATCGGGCGCGACTACGACCTGGTGTGGGATGACATCCTGGAACAGACCACCGACGGCGCGACCGTCGGGCGGCCGCACATCGCCGACGCGCTGGTCGCGAGGGGCCTCGTCCGCGATCGCGCCGAGGCGTTCGCCGGCATCCTGAGCCCTCGCGGCGACTATTACGTCGCGCTGTACGCGCCTGACCCGGTCACCGCAGTGGGCCTCGTCGCGGGCGCCGGGGGAGTGCCCGTGATCGCGCATCCCGCAGGGCGCGCCGGCCTGCTCCCGATGCGTCTGATGGAACGGATGCTGGACGCCGGCCTCGCCGGCTTCGAACTGGGTCATCGCGAGAACCGCGATCCGGCGCTCACGACCCTGCGCGACCTGTGCCGCGAACGCGACCTCGTCGTGACCGGCTCCAGCGACTATCACGGCCTGGGCAAGCCCAATCAGCCCGGCGAGAACACCACGACCGACGAGATGGTGTCGCGCGTCATCGCCATGGCGAACGGAAGCGCCCCCGTCTACCCGTGA
- a CDS encoding SHOCT domain-containing protein produces the protein MRIIEAVTTGYEYQGFWGSFWDIIWWFLWIFFFMAYLFALFAVIADLFRDHKLNGWWKAVWIIFLIFVPFLTLLVYLIARGNGMAKRSAKEASELQSAQDAYIKSVAGAGASPAEEIAKAKGLLDAGTITQAEYDALKAKALS, from the coding sequence ATGCGCATCATCGAGGCCGTCACCACCGGCTATGAGTACCAGGGCTTCTGGGGCTCCTTCTGGGACATCATCTGGTGGTTCCTCTGGATCTTCTTCTTCATGGCGTACCTGTTCGCGCTGTTCGCCGTGATCGCCGACCTGTTCCGCGACCACAAGCTCAACGGCTGGTGGAAGGCGGTCTGGATCATCTTCCTGATCTTCGTGCCGTTCCTGACGCTGCTCGTGTACCTGATCGCGCGCGGAAACGGCATGGCCAAGCGCAGCGCGAAGGAGGCCTCGGAGCTGCAGAGCGCGCAGGACGCCTACATCAAGTCCGTCGCGGGCGCCGGTGCGAGCCCCGCCGAGGAGATCGCCAAGGCGAAGGGGCTCCTCGACGCCGGGACGATCACGCAGGCCGAGTACGACGCGCTGAAGGCCAAGGCCCTGAGCTGA
- a CDS encoding DEAD/DEAH box helicase → MTTFAELGVDQDIVEALSAKGIVDAFPIQEQTIPLGLPGQDIIGQAKTGTGKTFGFGIPVVQRLGADPAPGVKALIVVPTRELCVQVYEDMDMLTSNRSTSVVAIYGGKAYEGQIDQLKAGAQIVVGTPGRLIDLNNQRLLDLSNATEVVLDEADKMLDLGFLPDIEKIFSKVPAIRHTQLFSATMPGPIVALARRFMSNPIHIRATDPDEGLTQANIKHLVYRAHSLDKDEVIARILQAEGRGKSVIFTRTKRAAQKLVDELSDRGFNAGAVHGDMSQEARERSMAGFKAGKKDVLIATDVAARGIDVDDVTHVINHTIPDDEKTYLHRAGRTGRAGKTGIAVTFVDWEDLHKWALINRALEFGQPEPVETYSSSPHLFSDLDIPAGTKGRIVTAPKTQAVRVQPERAADAAAEVESNGEAPSRRRRRRRSGSAERVGSTFQTAEAGAGGSPEHGAPASTDGDRSTDGSGTHDGGGKEHHDGKPAPRRRRRRRGGSGGSTPAGGATVGA, encoded by the coding sequence GTGACGACCTTCGCCGAACTCGGCGTTGATCAGGACATCGTCGAGGCGCTCTCCGCCAAGGGCATCGTCGACGCGTTCCCCATCCAGGAGCAGACCATCCCCCTCGGCCTCCCCGGCCAGGACATCATCGGCCAGGCCAAGACGGGTACCGGCAAGACCTTCGGATTCGGCATCCCCGTCGTGCAGCGTCTCGGTGCCGACCCGGCACCCGGCGTCAAGGCGCTCATCGTCGTTCCCACGCGCGAGCTGTGCGTGCAGGTCTACGAAGACATGGACATGCTGACCTCGAACCGCTCGACGAGCGTCGTCGCCATCTACGGCGGCAAGGCGTACGAGGGCCAGATCGATCAGCTCAAGGCGGGCGCGCAGATCGTCGTCGGCACGCCGGGCCGCCTCATCGACCTCAACAACCAGCGCCTGCTCGACCTGTCGAACGCGACGGAGGTCGTGCTGGACGAGGCCGACAAGATGCTCGACCTCGGATTCCTCCCCGACATCGAGAAGATCTTCTCGAAGGTGCCGGCCATCCGTCACACGCAGCTCTTCTCGGCGACCATGCCCGGTCCGATCGTCGCGCTCGCGCGCCGGTTCATGTCGAACCCGATCCACATCCGCGCGACCGACCCCGACGAGGGCCTCACGCAGGCGAACATCAAGCACCTCGTCTATCGGGCGCACTCGCTCGACAAGGACGAGGTCATCGCCCGGATCCTCCAGGCCGAGGGCCGCGGCAAGTCCGTGATCTTCACGCGCACCAAGCGCGCCGCGCAGAAGCTCGTCGACGAGCTGAGCGACCGCGGCTTCAACGCCGGCGCCGTGCACGGCGACATGAGCCAGGAGGCGCGCGAGCGCTCGATGGCCGGGTTCAAGGCGGGCAAGAAGGACGTCCTCATCGCGACCGACGTCGCGGCGCGCGGCATCGATGTGGATGACGTCACGCACGTCATCAACCACACGATCCCCGACGACGAGAAGACGTACCTGCACCGCGCCGGCCGCACCGGCCGCGCAGGCAAGACCGGCATCGCTGTCACGTTCGTCGACTGGGAGGACCTGCACAAGTGGGCCCTCATCAACCGCGCCCTCGAGTTCGGCCAGCCCGAGCCCGTCGAGACCTACTCGTCGAGCCCGCACCTCTTCAGCGATCTCGACATCCCCGCGGGCACGAAGGGCCGCATCGTGACGGCTCCGAAGACCCAGGCCGTCCGCGTCCAGCCTGAGCGGGCGGCGGATGCTGCCGCCGAAGTCGAGTCGAACGGTGAGGCTCCGAGCCGTCGGCGTCGCCGTCGCCGGTCGGGTTCGGCCGAACGGGTCGGCTCCACGTTCCAGACCGCCGAGGCGGGTGCCGGCGGGTCGCCGGAGCACGGCGCCCCGGCGAGCACCGACGGCGACCGGTCCACCGATGGCAGCGGCACGCACGACGGCGGGGGCAAGGAGCACCATGACGGCAAGCCCGCGCCGCGGCGCCGCCGTCGCCGCCGCGGCGGCAGCGGCGGATCGACCCCCGCGGGCGGCGCGACCGTCGGCGCCTGA
- a CDS encoding endonuclease/exonuclease/phosphatase family protein, translating to MLRLLGILVTVLCAIAATVLTFPGFFRVERIYPIAQIVSFRGILALAFAAAALLALLFAVARPIRAFALSLAVVAGLATVANVAVLSTRGGLGSDPLPVKTDASIRVMTWNTAGPATPPETIAKIAVAMDADIVALPETTIETGESVAIAMRDLGHRMWAHHASDPSTEWDAGSTTLLISPELGDYAVIESSLDGSSNTSTVPSAVAMPVSGEGPTVVAVHAVAPRPSYMRSWRDDLQWLADQCGDGNVIMAGDFNATVDHMAGLGLDGATLGHCTDAAAETGNGALGTWSADMPAILGAPIDHVMATRQWRATGSLVLRSLDDSGSDHRPLIVQYDPAG from the coding sequence GTGCTTCGCCTGCTCGGGATCCTCGTCACCGTGCTGTGCGCGATCGCAGCAACGGTGCTGACGTTCCCGGGTTTCTTCCGCGTCGAGCGCATCTATCCCATCGCCCAGATCGTGTCGTTCCGGGGCATCCTCGCGCTCGCGTTCGCCGCCGCGGCACTGCTGGCGCTCCTCTTCGCGGTCGCCCGGCCGATCCGCGCGTTCGCGCTCTCGCTCGCGGTCGTGGCGGGACTCGCGACCGTCGCGAATGTGGCGGTGCTGTCGACCCGTGGCGGCCTGGGCAGCGATCCGCTGCCCGTCAAGACCGACGCGTCCATCCGCGTGATGACATGGAACACCGCCGGCCCGGCGACGCCGCCCGAGACGATCGCGAAGATCGCGGTCGCGATGGACGCCGACATCGTGGCGCTCCCCGAGACGACCATCGAGACGGGCGAGAGCGTCGCCATCGCGATGCGCGACCTCGGTCATCGCATGTGGGCGCACCATGCGTCGGATCCGTCGACGGAATGGGATGCCGGCTCGACCACCCTCCTGATCTCGCCAGAGCTCGGCGACTACGCCGTCATCGAGTCCTCGCTCGACGGCAGCAGCAACACCTCCACCGTGCCGAGCGCCGTCGCGATGCCGGTCTCCGGCGAGGGGCCTACCGTCGTCGCCGTCCACGCGGTCGCGCCCCGACCGAGCTACATGCGGAGCTGGCGCGACGACCTCCAGTGGCTGGCCGATCAGTGCGGCGACGGCAACGTGATCATGGCCGGCGACTTCAACGCGACGGTGGACCACATGGCGGGTCTCGGGCTCGACGGCGCCACGCTCGGCCATTGCACCGATGCCGCAGCCGAGACCGGCAACGGCGCCCTGGGGACCTGGTCGGCCGACATGCCGGCCATCCTCGGGGCCCCGATCGACCACGTGATGGCGACGCGGCAGTGGCGGGCGACGGGCTCTCTCGTGCTGCGCTCGCTCGACGACTCGGGCTCCGATCACCGCCCGCTCATCGTGCAGTACGACCCCGCCGGCTGA
- a CDS encoding aminopeptidase P family protein, whose protein sequence is MSSAASEQSPGATSTTETSTSTNRRQPYGQGFLDTISTGWAERPESTPPARPQAAFTAARRDAVSAAFPGKRLVIPAGELTQRSNDTDYPFRAHSAFSHLTGWASDAEPGAVLVFEPRSPGGHDVTLYFRERADRTTSEFYSDASIGEFWIGPRPALAGVASDLGLATAHIDDFEAGDGDVVLDEDDALTRFVSELRLVKDAYEIGQMEFAVQVTASGFDDIVANLPAIVEHPRGERVVEGVFHQRARSDGNAVGYDTIAASGPHACYLHWTRNDGAVVPGDLILIDAGVEVDSLYTADITRTLPVSGRFTDVQRKVYETVREAADAAFAVAKPGVRFRQIHEAAMQVIATRVAEWGLLPVTAEEALDADKGGHHRRYMVHGTSHHLGIDVHDCAQARRDMYYDGTLEAGMVFTIEPGLYFQIDDLTVPEEYRGIGVRIEDDILMTADGPVNLSAAIPRTADEVEDWIARGGR, encoded by the coding sequence ATGAGCAGCGCAGCCAGCGAGCAGTCCCCCGGCGCCACGAGCACCACCGAGACCTCGACCAGCACGAACCGCCGTCAGCCGTACGGTCAGGGCTTCCTCGACACGATCTCGACCGGCTGGGCCGAGCGCCCCGAGTCGACTCCTCCGGCGCGCCCGCAGGCGGCATTCACCGCCGCCCGTCGCGACGCCGTGTCGGCGGCGTTCCCGGGCAAGCGCCTCGTGATCCCGGCGGGCGAGCTCACGCAGCGCAGCAACGACACCGACTACCCGTTCCGCGCGCACTCCGCCTTCTCGCACCTGACCGGCTGGGCGTCCGACGCCGAGCCCGGCGCCGTGCTGGTGTTCGAGCCGCGCTCGCCCGGTGGCCACGACGTCACGCTCTACTTCCGCGAGCGCGCCGACCGCACGACGAGCGAGTTCTACTCGGATGCGTCGATCGGCGAGTTCTGGATCGGCCCGCGACCCGCGCTGGCCGGAGTCGCGTCCGACCTCGGCCTCGCGACGGCGCATATCGACGACTTCGAAGCCGGCGACGGGGATGTCGTGCTCGACGAGGACGACGCGCTCACGCGGTTCGTGTCGGAACTGCGCCTCGTGAAGGATGCGTACGAGATCGGCCAGATGGAGTTCGCCGTCCAGGTGACGGCCTCCGGCTTCGACGACATCGTCGCGAACCTTCCCGCGATCGTGGAACACCCCCGCGGGGAGCGCGTGGTCGAGGGCGTGTTCCACCAGCGTGCGCGCAGCGACGGCAACGCGGTGGGCTACGACACGATCGCGGCATCCGGTCCCCACGCGTGCTACCTGCACTGGACGCGCAACGACGGCGCCGTCGTGCCGGGCGACCTGATCCTCATCGACGCCGGGGTGGAGGTCGACAGCCTCTACACCGCCGACATCACCCGCACCCTCCCGGTGAGCGGCCGCTTCACCGACGTGCAGCGCAAGGTGTACGAGACAGTGCGCGAGGCTGCCGACGCCGCGTTCGCCGTGGCGAAGCCCGGTGTGAGGTTCCGTCAGATCCATGAGGCGGCGATGCAGGTCATCGCCACGCGCGTCGCCGAATGGGGGCTGCTGCCGGTGACCGCCGAGGAGGCGCTCGATGCCGACAAGGGCGGGCACCACCGCCGCTACATGGTGCACGGTACGAGCCACCATCTGGGGATCGACGTGCACGACTGCGCGCAGGCCCGCCGCGACATGTATTACGACGGCACCCTCGAGGCGGGAATGGTCTTCACGATCGAACCCGGCCTGTACTTCCAGATCGACGACCTCACCGTCCCCGAGGAGTACCGCGGCATCGGCGTGCGCATCGAGGACGACATCCTCATGACCGCCGACGGTCCGGTCAACCTCTCCGCCGCGATCCCCCGCACGGCCGACGAGGTCGAGGACTGGATCGCCCGCGGCGGCCGCTGA